ACGGAGGGCTGGAACCACAAGGTTACAGGTATAACCGAAGTGTCGGCGCCCCCGATTCTCACAGAACGCGTCAGTGTTCCCTCCCCCTTTCGCGGGGGGCCCACCTTGGGCTGTCCCACCACTTCAGTGTTGGGAGACAGCGGCGGCTTGGGCCATAGAGGAATACAGGTCCTTCCTACTGTCTGTACCACAGCTTCGCGCGCTCCCGCTCTCAGAGCACTATTGGGAGTGGCAGCGAAGCTGCACCCTCTCCTCCTGGCTAAGTCGGACGCTGGAGAAGGGTTATGCCATTCAATTCCATCGAACCCCACCCCGTTCTCGGGTGTGGTGGAGACGGTGATGAAGACGCCAGAGAAAGTAGCCGCTCTTGTGAAAGAGATTACGGAACTTTTGGCGAAGGAGGCGGTCACAGTAGTTCCCCAAGAGCAAAGGAACAGCGGGCTATATTCGCCCTATTTCCTAGTGCCAAAAAAAGACGGGGGGAATGAGGCCGATATTGGATTTACGCACTCTCAACGAGAGCGTAGCCAAACGCCCTTTCCGAATGCTCACGACAAAACGTCTACTGCAATGTATTCACAACAGAGACTTTTGTGTGAGCATAGATCTAAAGGACGCGTATTTTCATGTGCCGGTACTTCCGCGTCACAGGAAATTTCTGCGTTTCGCCTTTCAAGGGGTGGCGTACGAGTATACGAGAATGCCATTCGGGTACGCTCTGGCACCTCGCACGTTTTCCAAATGTGTAGAGACGGCATTGGAGCCGCTACGCCGTCAGGGGATAAGGCTATTAGCCTACCTAGACGACCTACTGGTCTTGGCCACGTCAGCAGAGCTGGCGAtcacacacacgacacagacaGTGATTCACCTCACACGTCTGGGGTTCGCTGTGAATTGGAAAAAGAGTGCGCCTTGGCCCAGTCAGCAGATTGTCTATCTGGGGTTACAGATAGACACTGTGACTATGAGGGCGCGAATTTCGGATTCTCGACGGGCTGCCCTGTTGCTAGCCCTGAGAAAGTTTTATCCGAATCACATGGTGACGGCGCATTCCGTCATGACACTTTTGGGTCTCATGTCGTCTGCCCACTCCGTGGTTCCGCTGGGACTTTTGCACATGCGCAAAACACAGCGATGGTTTGCTCAACTACGACTGGACCCAGTGAGGCACCGTCGTCGATGGGTGACAGTTCCCCTCTCGCTCAGAGCGGATCTGAACTATTGGAGAGACCCGTGCGTAATGACGCAAGGGGTCGCAATAGGCAGAGTGTCATCCTACATCCCAGTGTACACAGATGCTTGTCTGACTGGATGGGGAGGGACATGTCAGGCTCGGGCAGTCGGAGGTGTGTGGTCCCAATCGGGACGTCACATCAACCTCCTGGAATTGGAAACGGTTCTACTGGTTCTGACCCACTTCGTGTCCACCCTACGGGGGAACGACGTGCTGGTCTGGTCAGACAACAGAACGACAGTAGCCTACATAAATCGCCAAGGGGGAGTCAGATCTCCTGCACTCCACCGATTGGCGGAGGAATTGTGGCTGTGGGCTCACGAGCACCTTCGCTCGTTGACAGCAGCACACATCCCAGGCTGTCAGAATATCGGCGCAGACCTCATGTCTCGAGGGGGTCCCCGAGACGACGAGTGGCGACTGCACCCCGAGATTGTTCTCCAAATATGGGAACGGTTCGGGAGAGCCGAGGTGGACCTGTTCGCATCACGTGTGAACGCGCAGTGTCCCCTATGGTTTTCTCTACGAGCCCAGGACGAACCGCCACTAGGGATAGACGCTTTTGCGCACCAGTGGCCAGAGGTTCTCCTGTACGCATTTCCACCGCTGTCCTGCATTCTCCCACTGCTAGCCCGCGTGAGAACAGGAGGGCTGTCAATCATATTGATAGCCCCCGACCGCCCAGGGGCTCCGTGGTACGCGGAGATGATGCAAATGTTGATTGCGCCGTCATGGCCAATTCCACATCGACAGGACGCAATGTCTCAGGCGGCAGGCATGATAGAGCAATGGCCTCTGATCGGCCAGCCACTGAAGGTCTGGCTCCTGAGAGGGACAGGTTAGAGCGCCGTGGGTTATCTGATTCGGTAATCAGAACCATACAGGGCTCACGTGCCAGTTCCACATACAGGACTTATGCCAGTAGATGGAACGTGTTTTCACAATGGTGCGTTACAGAGAATGTGGACCCCGTGTGCTGTCAGGTTGAGAGTGTGCTCTCTTTCCTACAGTTCATGTTTGACAAGCAGCGCTCACCCGCCACCATTAAGGTGTTCGCGGCAGCGATTTCAGCTTGTCATGAGGGGTTTGGC
The sequence above is a segment of the Salmo salar unplaced genomic scaffold, Ssal_v3.1, whole genome shotgun sequence genome. Coding sequences within it:
- the LOC123739522 gene encoding uncharacterized protein, with protein sequence MLTTKRLLQCIHNRDFCVSIDLKDAYFHVPVLPRHRKFLRFAFQGVAYEYTRMPFGYALAPRTFSKCVETALEPLRRQGIRLLAYLDDLLVLATSAELAITHTTQTVIHLTRLGFAVNWKKSAPWPSQQIVYLGLQIDTVTMRARISDSRRAALLLALRKFYPNHMVTAHSVMTLLGLMSSAHSVVPLGLLHMRKTQRWFAQLRLDPVRHRRRWVTVPLSLRADLNYWRDPCVMTQGVAIGRVSSYIPVYTDACLTGWGGTCQARAVGGVWSQSGRHINLLELETVLLVLTHFVSTLRGNDVLVWSDNRTTVAYINRQGGVRSPALHRLAEELWLWAHEHLRSLTAAHIPGCQNIGADLMSRGGPRDDEWRLHPEIVLQIWERFGRAEVDLFASRVNAQCPLWFSLRAQDEPPLGIDAFAHQWPEVLLYAFPPLSCILPLLARVRTGGLSIILIAPDRPGAPWYAEMMQMLIAPSWPIPHRQDAMSQAAGMIEQWPLIGQPLKVWLLRGTG